From Vibrio artabrorum, a single genomic window includes:
- a CDS encoding Dam family site-specific DNA-(adenine-N6)-methyltransferase codes for MKKQRAFLKWAGGKYGLVEDIQRHLPPARKLVEPFVGAGSVFLNTDFEQYLLADINPDLINLYNLLKTDPQTYITEAKRWFCPENNRKEVFLDIRAQFNATDNVMYRSLAFLYMNRFGFNGLCRYNKKGGFNVPFGSYKKPYFPEAELEFFAEKAKKATFVCEGYHETFSRARKGCVVYCDPPYAPLSNTANFTSYAGNGFSLDDQAALADVAERAAMERGIPVLISNHDTTLTRRLYHGAELNVVKVKRTISRNGAGRNKVDELLALFHKEKNQQHASAEQ; via the coding sequence ATGAAAAAGCAGCGTGCCTTTCTAAAATGGGCTGGTGGTAAATATGGCCTAGTTGAAGACATCCAACGTCACCTGCCACCTGCTCGTAAATTGGTCGAACCGTTTGTGGGTGCTGGTTCAGTGTTTTTGAATACTGACTTTGAACAGTACCTACTTGCGGATATCAATCCCGATCTTATCAACTTGTATAACCTTCTAAAAACCGATCCTCAAACCTACATTACAGAAGCGAAGCGTTGGTTCTGCCCTGAGAATAATCGCAAAGAAGTGTTCTTAGATATTCGCGCGCAGTTTAACGCTACCGATAATGTTATGTATCGCTCGCTGGCTTTTTTGTATATGAATCGATTTGGCTTCAATGGCCTGTGTCGTTATAACAAGAAGGGCGGTTTTAACGTTCCGTTTGGCTCTTATAAAAAGCCATACTTTCCAGAAGCTGAGCTGGAGTTTTTTGCCGAAAAAGCGAAGAAAGCCACGTTTGTTTGTGAGGGATACCATGAAACCTTTAGCCGCGCGCGCAAAGGTTGTGTGGTTTACTGTGATCCTCCATACGCACCACTGTCGAACACGGCTAACTTTACCTCTTACGCCGGTAATGGCTTTAGCTTAGATGATCAAGCCGCTTTGGCGGATGTGGCTGAAAGAGCGGCAATGGAGCGCGGTATCCCAGTGTTAATTTCAAACCACGACACGACATTAACCCGTCGCTTATACCATGGCGCGGAATTGAACGTGGTTAAGGTGAAACGCACCATCAGCCGCAATGGCGCAGGGCGTAATAAAGTTGATGAGCTATTGGCGCTTTTCCATAAAGAGAAAAACCAGCAGCACGCATCAGCGGAACAGTAA